In Parabacteroides sp. FAFU027, the following proteins share a genomic window:
- the rimM gene encoding ribosome maturation factor RimM (Essential for efficient processing of 16S rRNA), with amino-acid sequence MIKRDELIKIGQFNKPHGIHGELSMTFTDDVFDRVDAPYFVCEMEGIFVPFFIDEYRFRSENGALVKLDHISSEEQAKIFTNKEVFFPKKLVPEDEEQDTGSDYYIGFTIIDKNLGEIGKIKEIDDSTANILFVVKYKREEILIPASDEYVCEIDDVEKVILMDIPEGLIDL; translated from the coding sequence ATGATTAAGAGAGACGAACTGATCAAAATAGGCCAATTCAATAAACCCCACGGCATTCACGGTGAGCTGTCAATGACATTCACCGATGATGTTTTTGACCGGGTTGATGCGCCTTATTTTGTTTGCGAAATGGAAGGCATCTTCGTGCCGTTTTTTATTGACGAATATCGTTTCAGGTCGGAAAACGGAGCGTTGGTAAAGCTGGACCATATTTCTTCTGAAGAGCAAGCCAAAATATTTACCAATAAAGAGGTGTTCTTTCCAAAAAAACTGGTTCCGGAAGATGAGGAGCAAGATACGGGCAGCGACTATTATATCGGATTCACCATTATCGACAAGAATCTGGGAGAGATTGGCAAAATTAAAGAGATTGATGACTCCACAGCAAATATTCTTTTTGTTGTCAAATATAAAAGGGAGGAAATCCTGATTCCGGCAAGCGATGAGTATGTATGCGAAATAGATGATGTTGAAAAAGTTATCCTGATGGATATTCCGGAGGGACTGATAGATTTATAA
- a CDS encoding DUF6249 domain-containing protein, whose amino-acid sequence MKKLISLAVLAWMLICTSAFAVADTLTVDSMAVAQRVSDNEPGLAKIVEASSGTHWDVVALFSVVSPFLTGFLIVLIILIFNHRNKKAKYRLMEKAIEAGREIPQSFFEEKKPKKTPLQSAFALIGTGIGLFLMLWFVADHDVAFVGAIPLLIGLGKLLAYKMEEKSSKSEENDQQNG is encoded by the coding sequence ATGAAAAAATTAATTTCTCTCGCAGTATTGGCATGGATGCTGATCTGCACAAGCGCATTTGCAGTAGCAGATACCCTGACAGTGGATAGTATGGCCGTAGCTCAACGGGTAAGTGATAATGAGCCGGGTCTGGCAAAGATTGTAGAGGCATCAAGTGGAACACATTGGGATGTGGTTGCTTTATTTTCTGTGGTATCGCCATTTCTTACCGGTTTTCTTATTGTGTTGATCATATTAATATTTAATCATCGCAATAAAAAGGCGAAGTACCGCTTGATGGAAAAGGCTATCGAGGCCGGACGGGAAATCCCGCAATCTTTCTTCGAAGAGAAAAAGCCCAAAAAGACTCCGCTGCAGAGTGCATTTGCCCTGATTGGTACCGGTATTGGTCTGTTCCTGATGCTCTGGTTTGTAGCTGATCATGATGTCGCGTTTGTGGGAGCGATCCCGCTGTTGATCGGACTCGGGAAATTACTGGCTTATAAGATGGAGGAAAAATCATCGAAGTCCGAAGAAAATGATCAGCAAAACGGATGA
- a CDS encoding sigma-70 family RNA polymerase sigma factor encodes MISKTDDLLLVSQVVLFNSHKAFEQLVQKYQSPIRRFFLNLTFGDEPLSDDLAQETFIKVYLHLQSFKGAAGFSTWLFRVAYNVYYDYIRSSKPYLEADYEDVSPHAEAERPQTDCKMDVYESLKVLKSEERTAVLLFYMEDLPVEKISKVMNCPTGTVKSHLARGRDKLAEYFKGTGYEVNFG; translated from the coding sequence ATGATCAGCAAAACGGATGACCTGTTGCTGGTCTCCCAGGTGGTCTTGTTTAACAGCCACAAAGCCTTTGAGCAGTTGGTTCAAAAGTATCAGTCGCCCATCCGCCGCTTCTTTCTCAACCTTACGTTTGGAGACGAACCGCTGAGCGATGATCTGGCACAGGAGACCTTTATCAAGGTATATCTTCATCTGCAATCCTTTAAGGGAGCAGCCGGGTTTTCCACCTGGCTGTTTCGCGTTGCCTACAACGTCTATTATGATTATATTCGCAGCAGCAAGCCTTATCTGGAGGCTGATTATGAAGATGTAAGCCCACACGCCGAAGCCGAAAGGCCGCAGACGGATTGTAAAATGGATGTCTATGAGTCGCTGAAAGTGCTCAAATCAGAAGAGCGGACCGCTGTTTTACTCTTTTACATGGAAGATCTGCCGGTGGAAAAGATTTCGAAAGTTATGAATTGTCCGACAGGTACAGTGAAGTCGCACCTGGCTCGCGGACGAGACAAGTTAGCTGAATATTTTAAAGGAACAGGTTATGAAGTCAATTTCGGATAA
- a CDS encoding DUF5056 domain-containing protein, with translation MKSISDKEIKYFFDTAKQEIPDRGFSRRVMRRLPQDQSPAYHWIVWFFGVIGLLIAWVTGGLAEFFGYLATFGRTIAGAHLPNLSSSVIYLLVLGGMIGFSITIYRKIEG, from the coding sequence ATGAAGTCAATTTCGGATAAAGAGATCAAATACTTCTTCGATACAGCGAAGCAGGAGATACCCGATCGTGGATTCAGTCGTCGGGTGATGCGTCGTCTGCCGCAGGATCAGTCACCGGCTTATCACTGGATTGTCTGGTTCTTTGGGGTGATCGGGCTGTTGATTGCCTGGGTAACCGGTGGTCTGGCCGAGTTTTTTGGATACCTGGCTACTTTCGGACGCACTATTGCCGGAGCCCATTTGCCGAACCTGTCATCATCCGTGATTTATTTGCTGGTACTTGGCGGAATGATCGGTTTTTCGATTACGATATACAGGAAGATTGAGGGGTGA
- a CDS encoding helix-turn-helix domain-containing protein — translation MDTQKRIFKIIKEKLPPHMKLADVIAELLDIGTDSVYRRTRGEKELTLSELKKICTHFQISMDEILNHKSNGITFRYSTLDFVNDPRHYHRYIDQFAKNIELSAKAEDKEILFTAEDIPVFHFMPYPELIFFKLYVWHQTICNQPCTYDQFVADLGEKEELYTCYKRIMNSYRRIPSSEVWTHNTIDPILRLLDYYYDMECFEDKQIPLLLCKQLSGMIDTIAEWTDLKKKGEDNDTDFHLYLSPVNPENSFFLNKRNGMTLITVKLFTINSLATTDKAFCTETETWIRNTISKSMFLSGASERERFRFFQQLRGRINALTEKFES, via the coding sequence ATGGACACTCAAAAAAGGATTTTCAAAATAATCAAGGAAAAGCTCCCTCCACACATGAAATTGGCCGATGTGATTGCCGAATTGCTGGATATCGGAACAGATTCTGTTTACCGTCGGACCAGGGGAGAAAAGGAACTTACATTGAGCGAACTGAAGAAAATTTGCACTCACTTCCAGATTTCAATGGATGAAATCCTCAACCACAAATCCAACGGCATTACCTTCCGGTATTCGACCCTGGACTTTGTAAATGACCCAAGGCATTATCACCGCTATATCGATCAGTTTGCCAAAAACATCGAGCTCAGCGCCAAAGCCGAAGACAAGGAAATTCTGTTCACGGCAGAAGATATCCCCGTCTTCCACTTTATGCCTTATCCGGAGCTGATCTTCTTCAAGCTTTACGTCTGGCACCAGACCATCTGCAACCAGCCCTGCACGTATGATCAATTTGTGGCTGACCTGGGAGAAAAAGAGGAGCTTTACACCTGCTACAAACGGATTATGAACAGCTACCGCCGAATCCCCTCTTCGGAAGTCTGGACGCACAACACCATTGACCCGATATTGCGCCTGCTGGATTATTACTACGATATGGAATGCTTTGAGGATAAGCAAATACCGCTCCTGCTGTGTAAGCAATTGTCGGGGATGATTGACACGATCGCAGAATGGACCGACCTGAAGAAGAAAGGTGAGGACAACGATACCGACTTCCACCTGTACCTGAGCCCGGTCAATCCGGAAAACAGCTTCTTCCTTAACAAACGAAACGGTATGACGTTGATCACCGTCAAGCTATTCACCATCAACAGCCTGGCCACGACCGACAAGGCTTTTTGCACCGAAACGGAGACGTGGATACGAAATACCATCTCCAAATCCATGTTCCTCAGCGGAGCGTCGGAAAGGGAGCGCTTCCGTTTCTTCCAGCAATTGCGTGGCCGGATTAACGCCCTGACTGAGAAATTTGAGAGTTAA
- a CDS encoding outer membrane beta-barrel protein, whose product MKRVILFVLFALAVFSSQAKESEDTKSKNEKKERTIDLWGHIKDSFTKVGILGTKITLMRSDSSVVDTMTVKYFDWGLKLDTYYKFNIPARPQKFIIRAEHPDYKPTYVDYDIKYVARNVYFDAPWHYMKKRAYRMTKEQHVLNELVVKATKIKIAYKGDTVVYNADAFNLSKGSMLDDLVKQMPGVELKDNGEIYQNGKKVDYLMLNGKQFFKGKNKVMLENLPYYTVKNVQFYNRTTDKSAYLGHDVEKKEFVMDVNLKPEYSTGYTVNAEVAGGTKDRYLSRLFGLRYTDNTRISLYGSMNNVNEYRSPGRDGDWTPTNSPEGIIDTKNAGVDVVIEDKDQRFSEYFSGSAGWYDGTFSSRTSSESFLTNGNSYSRSENDSQQKNLGGWISNVFILKKPLFVRINNNIEYFKYDQNAQNRSATFNANPEKYGNLSQILDSVFSSSLSPNLNSIALNRQSIQMKGTGHDTYWYNSIVASKKLSWGDDIEVSSLFNYRNTMNSVFNSSQLSYLQNNTSDNRNKYNTTPSEGYDFNIRGDYTFHLLSKWSYVLYSLYTKRYSSDVNSLYRLDWLNGWGSGTRHSLGELPSTRDSLLLALDAANSYNKRFTEQGYKEGFSVYYEKKEKDSYTWFNLHLPIDRQNKEMRYQRNQLDTMVYRRDWVFEPEMTFTLKTNKMNREYSFNYRSETIIPDLVKLVNIRDDANPLAVLLGNPNLKSTIKHNFKLNFSDRKPERQRFFNFGFNASIIKRQIANGFTYNPETGVYTYRPENVDGNWNMNTSVGYGSAIDKDKHWSWGTETAWNFNRNVDLTAVSRSTQSSLSKVNNHSVSEGLQLNYQKDDLKLGVIGKLWWNNATSRRENFQTINARDYSYGMTGEYKLFKEIELATDIKMYSRRGYGDSFMNTNNLVWNASIGHAFLKGKVMTRLEGFDLLHQLSSVQYVVNGQGKTETWRNTIPSYVMLHLSYRFSYNPKKK is encoded by the coding sequence ATGAAACGAGTAATCTTATTTGTCCTGTTCGCCTTAGCCGTATTCAGCTCCCAGGCAAAAGAAAGCGAAGACACCAAAAGTAAGAATGAAAAGAAAGAGAGAACAATTGACCTTTGGGGACATATCAAGGACTCCTTTACCAAAGTCGGGATATTAGGGACAAAAATCACCCTGATGCGGTCGGACAGCTCGGTGGTAGATACCATGACCGTGAAATATTTTGACTGGGGGCTTAAACTGGATACCTACTATAAGTTCAACATTCCGGCCCGGCCACAGAAGTTTATCATCAGGGCGGAACATCCCGATTACAAACCCACCTATGTCGATTACGATATCAAGTATGTCGCGCGAAACGTCTATTTCGACGCACCCTGGCATTATATGAAAAAGCGGGCCTACCGGATGACCAAGGAACAACACGTACTGAATGAGTTGGTGGTGAAAGCCACCAAAATCAAGATTGCATACAAAGGTGATACGGTGGTCTATAATGCCGATGCCTTCAACCTGTCAAAAGGCTCGATGCTGGATGACCTGGTGAAACAGATGCCGGGGGTAGAACTCAAAGACAATGGCGAAATCTACCAGAATGGCAAGAAGGTGGATTACCTGATGCTCAACGGCAAGCAGTTTTTCAAGGGGAAAAACAAGGTGATGCTCGAGAACCTCCCTTATTACACGGTGAAGAACGTGCAGTTTTACAACAGGACTACCGATAAGAGTGCATACCTGGGGCATGATGTCGAGAAAAAGGAATTTGTGATGGACGTCAACCTGAAGCCGGAATATTCGACCGGTTACACGGTGAATGCCGAGGTTGCCGGTGGAACGAAAGACCGTTATCTTTCTCGCCTGTTCGGACTGCGCTATACCGATAATACCCGCATTTCCCTATATGGAAGTATGAACAATGTAAATGAATACCGAAGTCCGGGAAGGGACGGGGATTGGACTCCCACTAATAGTCCTGAAGGAATAATAGATACAAAAAATGCAGGAGTGGATGTTGTCATTGAAGATAAAGACCAGAGATTTTCTGAATACTTCAGCGGATCGGCTGGATGGTATGATGGTACTTTTTCCAGCCGGACTTCTTCCGAATCGTTTCTTACCAATGGCAATAGTTATTCCCGTTCAGAAAATGACTCACAACAAAAGAATTTAGGAGGTTGGATTTCAAATGTCTTCATTTTAAAAAAGCCATTATTCGTGAGAATAAACAACAATATTGAATATTTTAAATACGACCAAAATGCTCAAAATCGCTCGGCTACTTTCAATGCCAATCCTGAAAAGTACGGAAATCTGAGTCAAATATTGGACTCTGTATTCAGTTCTTCACTTAGCCCTAATCTGAATAGCATTGCACTTAACCGCCAATCCATTCAAATGAAAGGAACCGGACACGATACTTATTGGTATAATTCGATAGTAGCCTCTAAAAAATTGAGCTGGGGCGATGATATTGAAGTCAGCTCACTCTTCAATTACCGGAACACCATGAACTCGGTATTCAATTCGTCTCAATTGAGTTATTTGCAAAACAATACCTCAGACAACCGAAATAAATACAATACTACACCCAGCGAAGGTTACGATTTTAATATCCGGGGTGATTATACTTTCCACCTGCTCTCAAAATGGAGTTATGTGCTCTATAGCCTCTATACGAAAAGGTATTCGTCGGATGTGAACTCACTCTACCGGCTCGACTGGCTCAATGGGTGGGGGAGTGGTACCCGTCACTCATTGGGAGAGCTGCCTTCCACCCGCGACTCTCTGTTGCTTGCCCTCGATGCCGCTAACAGCTACAACAAACGCTTTACGGAGCAGGGTTATAAGGAGGGATTCAGCGTTTATTATGAGAAAAAGGAAAAAGACAGTTACACCTGGTTTAACCTGCATCTCCCGATAGACCGCCAGAATAAAGAAATGCGCTACCAACGCAACCAACTGGACACGATGGTTTATCGCAGAGACTGGGTTTTCGAGCCGGAGATGACCTTTACACTGAAAACAAATAAAATGAACCGGGAATATTCATTCAATTACAGGAGTGAAACCATTATACCGGATTTGGTGAAGTTGGTAAACATTCGAGACGATGCTAATCCCCTGGCCGTGTTACTGGGAAATCCGAACCTGAAGAGTACCATCAAGCATAACTTTAAATTAAACTTTTCAGACAGGAAGCCGGAAAGGCAACGCTTTTTTAATTTCGGATTCAATGCGTCAATCATAAAACGACAAATCGCCAACGGATTTACCTATAATCCTGAAACGGGTGTCTATACCTACCGGCCCGAGAACGTGGACGGCAACTGGAATATGAATACCTCCGTAGGTTATGGTAGCGCGATCGACAAGGATAAACACTGGAGTTGGGGAACAGAAACAGCCTGGAACTTTAACCGGAACGTGGACCTCACAGCTGTCAGCAGAAGTACCCAAAGCAGCCTCAGCAAGGTAAACAATCACAGTGTGTCGGAAGGTTTACAGTTGAATTATCAAAAGGATGACCTGAAACTGGGCGTAATCGGGAAGTTGTGGTGGAACAATGCCACCAGTCGGCGGGAGAATTTCCAAACCATCAATGCTCGAGACTACAGCTACGGCATGACCGGGGAGTACAAACTTTTCAAGGAGATTGAATTGGCTACGGATATCAAGATGTACAGCCGCCGCGGATACGGTGATTCATTTATGAATACCAACAACCTCGTCTGGAACGCATCCATCGGCCACGCTTTCCTGAAAGGCAAGGTAATGACCCGACTCGAAGGCTTCGACCTGTTGCACCAGCTCTCCAGCGTGCAATACGTTGTAAACGGGCAAGGAAAGACAGAAACCTGGCGAAACACCATCCCCAGCTATGTGATGTTGCACCTGAGTTACCGGTTTAGTTACAATCCGAAGAAGAAATAG
- a CDS encoding TlpA family protein disulfide reductase, producing MKTLLLTILYGALIPAIVWSQSSNRRGSSYTAEENKVTIINQIDPNCAFFFSAIDKTDYWKDIDYIKKDISLSVESPYLELQQNLSFFPQPIFWCRNGMQYLIRGVDKKTHTALMSASDKIADNEIRFFSSMTDSLNLRTGSIERISQIKDFVNRGIYTRMCKEKYDKKLAYLEGYQKAHPTSRLFSDLCKTSFYADYINQLFLAIKREPSRADSLKKVMLAAHPQIQNDELLFSFQYRLFCQAYNDFLAQNKYQRDSISLSERYNSVKENFTGKIRDYLLFSIIHAAPSDKQVGILLPDFYNDCNDETYISYIRENVAAKAGTSVPVKDLLFTTKLDKVSLQQIIDQNKGKLIYVDFWASWCSPCRAMMKESKLLHEKFKDKVAFIYISIDKDFSAWKKASKEEALQDKSSFCISSEAEFIKKYAIKSIPRYVLFDKDGGIVTDNAPRPNSVNELGKLFGKL from the coding sequence ATGAAAACATTACTATTAACCATCCTCTATGGCGCTCTTATTCCTGCTATTGTCTGGTCGCAATCTTCGAATAGAAGAGGATCTTCCTATACGGCTGAAGAGAATAAAGTAACCATCATCAATCAAATTGATCCCAATTGTGCGTTCTTTTTTTCTGCAATTGACAAAACAGATTATTGGAAGGATATAGATTATATCAAAAAAGATATCAGCCTGTCTGTAGAATCTCCATATCTGGAGCTTCAGCAGAATTTGAGTTTTTTTCCTCAGCCCATATTCTGGTGCAGAAACGGGATGCAATACCTAATTAGGGGTGTGGATAAGAAAACACATACAGCGTTGATGAGCGCTTCTGATAAAATTGCTGACAATGAGATCCGTTTTTTTAGCTCTATGACCGACTCGTTGAATCTGAGAACCGGTAGTATTGAAAGAATCTCACAGATCAAAGATTTTGTAAATCGGGGCATTTATACCCGTATGTGCAAAGAAAAGTATGATAAGAAACTGGCGTATCTAGAGGGGTATCAGAAAGCGCATCCCACCTCCCGGTTATTTTCGGATCTATGCAAAACGTCGTTTTATGCAGACTATATCAATCAGTTGTTTTTAGCTATAAAGCGGGAACCTTCGCGGGCTGATTCTCTTAAAAAAGTCATGTTAGCGGCTCATCCACAGATCCAAAATGATGAATTGCTATTCTCTTTTCAGTATCGGTTGTTTTGTCAGGCATACAACGATTTTTTGGCTCAAAACAAATATCAACGGGATAGCATAAGCCTCAGCGAGAGATACAATAGTGTAAAAGAAAACTTTACTGGAAAGATCAGGGATTACCTGCTTTTTTCAATAATCCACGCCGCCCCGAGCGATAAGCAGGTTGGAATACTTCTCCCTGATTTCTATAACGATTGTAACGATGAAACCTATATAAGCTACATACGTGAAAATGTAGCCGCCAAAGCCGGAACTTCCGTTCCGGTAAAGGATCTGTTATTTACCACGAAGCTTGACAAAGTCTCATTACAGCAAATCATTGATCAAAATAAAGGAAAACTGATCTATGTGGATTTTTGGGCGTCATGGTGCAGTCCATGCCGTGCGATGATGAAAGAGTCGAAGCTATTACACGAGAAATTCAAAGACAAAGTCGCCTTTATTTACATTTCAATTGATAAAGATTTCAGTGCATGGAAGAAGGCATCGAAAGAGGAGGCTTTGCAAGATAAGAGCAGCTTTTGCATTTCATCTGAAGCAGAGTTCATAAAAAAGTACGCCATCAAATCGATTCCTCGATACGTACTGTTTGACAAGGATGGTGGGATTGTGACAGATAATGCGCCCCGGCCAAACTCGGTAAATGAGTTGGGAAAGTTATTCGGAAAACTTTAA
- a CDS encoding LarC family nickel insertion protein: protein MMLETNIDNMNPEIYSHLFPTLLDNKALDVFVTPIVMKKNRPAHKLSILCREEDAGQLEEIVFRETPTLGIRKYTVEREELERRFDKVETRFGEITVKLAYRNGTLLKFSPEYEECREVAEQTGIPLFQIYNEVNRIAGEKFF from the coding sequence ATGATGTTGGAGACCAACATTGACAATATGAATCCGGAAATCTATTCCCACCTCTTCCCTACTTTGCTTGACAACAAGGCGCTGGATGTCTTCGTGACGCCAATCGTTATGAAGAAAAACCGTCCGGCTCACAAACTGAGCATTCTCTGCCGCGAGGAAGATGCAGGACAACTGGAAGAGATTGTCTTCAGGGAAACACCCACTCTGGGCATCCGCAAATACACCGTGGAACGGGAGGAACTGGAAAGACGTTTCGATAAAGTAGAAACCCGCTTCGGGGAAATTACGGTCAAACTCGCCTACCGCAACGGAACGCTTCTCAAATTCTCTCCCGAGTACGAAGAGTGCCGCGAAGTAGCGGAGCAAACGGGAATCCCCCTTTTTCAGATTTACAATGAGGTCAACCGGATTGCCGGTGAGAAGTTTTTCTAA
- the larC gene encoding nickel pincer cofactor biosynthesis protein LarC, with product MEKRVLYFDCFSGISGDMTIGALLDLGIDREEFLSRMKKIKLDEFELEIKPGIKKGITGTDFTVHIQKPGVEEPEHHHAAHEHHHHHAHGDHHHHGHEHHHAHAEAHAHGPSRNLNDIYQIIDNSELSDYVKVTSKRIFEIVAVAEAKIHGKAIDEVHFHEIGAVDSIVDIIGAAICLEMLHVDEVISSPLNLGSGFVHCEHGVFPVPAPATLEILKEVPVYSKNAQKELTTPTGAAIIKAVCSEFRPLPEFTIGKIGYGLGKRDMETPNVLRVIIGKKKSPAH from the coding sequence ATGGAAAAGAGAGTGCTCTATTTTGATTGCTTCTCAGGCATCAGCGGCGATATGACCATCGGCGCGCTGCTCGATTTGGGCATTGACCGGGAAGAGTTTCTTTCCCGCATGAAAAAGATAAAGCTGGATGAATTCGAGCTGGAAATCAAACCGGGGATCAAAAAGGGAATTACCGGTACCGACTTCACCGTGCATATCCAAAAGCCCGGCGTAGAAGAGCCTGAACATCATCATGCCGCTCACGAACATCATCACCATCATGCTCACGGCGACCATCATCACCACGGTCATGAGCACCATCACGCTCATGCAGAGGCACACGCTCACGGCCCATCAAGAAATCTGAACGACATTTATCAGATTATCGACAACAGCGAGTTGAGCGATTATGTCAAAGTGACGAGCAAGCGTATCTTTGAAATCGTGGCAGTCGCCGAAGCCAAGATACACGGTAAAGCCATCGATGAAGTTCATTTCCACGAAATAGGGGCGGTTGATTCCATAGTCGATATTATCGGGGCTGCCATTTGCCTGGAGATGCTCCATGTGGATGAAGTTATCTCTTCTCCGCTCAATCTCGGTAGCGGATTTGTGCATTGCGAGCACGGTGTCTTTCCGGTACCCGCTCCTGCCACACTGGAAATCCTCAAGGAGGTTCCCGTGTATAGCAAGAATGCACAGAAAGAGCTTACCACCCCTACCGGTGCCGCCATTATCAAAGCGGTGTGCAGCGAGTTCAGGCCCTTACCGGAATTCACCATCGGGAAAATCGGTTATGGCCTTGGCAAACGCGACATGGAGACTCCCAATGTACTGAGAGTCATCATCGGTAAAAAAAAAAGCCCCGCTCATTGA
- the larB gene encoding nickel pincer cofactor biosynthesis protein LarB, whose product MTENSLHALLSDVKNGEIEIAHAIEQLKHLPFEDLGYAKIDHHREIRTGYPEVIFCPGKTIPQIRGIIESILVKKNNILASRASEEIYEAVKDLAPNIEYYPEARSIFIQQVEIRKSRAKVLVVSGGTSDIPVAEEAVVTAEKLGCTVERLYDVGVAGIHRLLANKHRIDEAQVVIAVAGMEGALASVVGGLSDKPVIAVPTSIGYGANFGGLAALLAMLNSCASGVGVVNIDNGFGAGFLASTIIRQIELNAK is encoded by the coding sequence ATGACTGAAAACAGCCTGCACGCTTTACTCTCCGACGTTAAAAACGGGGAGATAGAAATTGCCCATGCCATTGAGCAGCTCAAACATCTGCCCTTCGAGGATTTGGGCTACGCCAAAATAGACCACCATCGGGAGATACGGACCGGCTATCCGGAAGTGATTTTCTGCCCGGGGAAAACCATCCCGCAGATTCGGGGCATCATCGAAAGCATTCTGGTGAAAAAGAATAACATCCTGGCCAGCCGTGCCAGTGAAGAGATATACGAAGCGGTCAAAGACCTTGCGCCCAACATCGAATACTATCCGGAAGCACGCAGTATCTTCATCCAACAAGTGGAGATTCGCAAAAGCCGGGCTAAAGTGCTTGTGGTAAGCGGCGGCACGTCCGATATTCCGGTAGCGGAAGAGGCGGTCGTCACGGCTGAGAAACTGGGTTGCACCGTCGAACGATTGTACGATGTAGGTGTGGCCGGCATTCACCGTCTATTGGCAAATAAACACCGGATAGACGAAGCGCAGGTGGTTATCGCTGTGGCCGGAATGGAAGGTGCTTTGGCCAGCGTGGTGGGCGGTCTTTCGGACAAACCGGTAATTGCCGTTCCTACCAGTATCGGCTACGGGGCAAACTTTGGTGGCCTGGCTGCCCTGTTGGCCATGCTCAACAGTTGTGCCAGCGGAGTGGGAGTTGTGAATATCGACAACGGTTTCGGCGCAGGCTTCCTTGCCTCAACCATTATCCGTCAAATTGAATTAAACGCAAAATAA
- the larE gene encoding ATP-dependent sacrificial sulfur transferase LarE → MTLQDKYERLKAIIANTGKAAVAFSGGVDSTFLSKVCHDVLQENAIAITLVSPMNAQSEMKDAEEMAQFIGITHYMVQDGEIDDVVAANPVDRCYHCKKIEFTNILEKARECNIFTVFDGSNIDDLSDYRPGLKALSELKIVSPLREAGLTKSDIRQLSKELGLKTWDKPAFACLASRVPYGEKITPLKLSKIDRSEDYLRSLGFVQFRVRSHGDMARIEVSPTEREKLFDAEKLDMISQKLKSFGYLYVCMELEGYKTGSLNREISKS, encoded by the coding sequence ATGACTTTACAAGATAAATACGAACGGCTGAAAGCTATAATTGCAAATACCGGCAAAGCAGCGGTAGCCTTTTCCGGTGGAGTGGACAGCACCTTCCTCTCAAAGGTTTGTCACGATGTACTACAGGAAAATGCGATTGCCATTACCCTGGTTTCGCCCATGAATGCACAATCGGAAATGAAGGACGCCGAAGAGATGGCGCAATTCATCGGTATCACCCACTATATGGTGCAGGACGGTGAAATCGATGATGTGGTGGCTGCCAATCCGGTGGACCGTTGCTATCACTGCAAGAAAATCGAGTTTACGAATATTCTGGAAAAGGCCCGAGAGTGCAATATATTTACCGTATTTGATGGCTCTAACATTGACGACCTTTCGGATTATCGTCCGGGATTGAAAGCGCTAAGTGAATTAAAGATAGTTAGTCCGCTACGTGAAGCGGGACTCACCAAAAGTGACATCCGCCAGCTATCCAAAGAGTTGGGATTGAAGACCTGGGACAAACCGGCCTTTGCCTGTCTCGCGTCAAGAGTGCCTTACGGTGAAAAAATCACTCCACTCAAACTGAGCAAAATCGACCGTTCCGAAGATTATCTCCGGAGTCTGGGTTTTGTGCAATTCCGGGTACGCTCCCACGGCGACATGGCCCGCATCGAAGTCTCTCCTACGGAACGGGAAAAACTGTTTGATGCTGAAAAACTGGATATGATTTCCCAAAAGCTGAAATCATTCGGCTATCTCTACGTCTGTATGGAGCTGGAAGGTTACAAAACCGGAAGCCTCAACCGTGAAATTTCAAAATCCTGA